In the Flavobacterium pallidum genome, one interval contains:
- a CDS encoding SusD/RagB family nutrient-binding outer membrane lipoprotein, which produces MKISKKIYRNKSKIFLLAGTLAFLSCQDYLDVDTDKDNSTDAPLSLLLTNIEVSVDNTTDFLNYTGDILQVYTHQMVVREEQDQYGTKVNNINVLNEWNNTYLTLTNIESLINQATESGDMVYVGIAQLQKAYLMSVAVDLWGDVPFTEATQLASGGIISPKFDDQTEIYAAIMQLIDTGKANVASDTGIQKPSDDDLFYGGDIDKWVKFANTFKLKLYNQTRLSPNFDQTGFDALITGGNFFTSNDDDFQFNHYNALSPSDERNKFFLESYNSTQFSTYMSPWFYEILKGVNPNIHFGNQDPRIPYYFFNQLEDGQLPIDLGDPVTGNPKADYWDASSGFFTIRFGSIGPYRDFSTENSYTYPGIFPTGGRYDDNQGGNINAMMSGTPGAPAKPTGIAPHRILTYAEFLYIQAELIHVGKLTGNETTKLRDAMEASFDKVDEVVIANNAPQDIPLFTDAAMVPVKTAFIDGVINEFNAASEAKKLEIIMTQKWVATFGDPFDQYNDYRRTGYPILANPNSPTQEYQLNNGDAFPLLDSQTVLNNPYPLSFYWPQSELEVNSNAPTQKVTLGEYRIFWDIN; this is translated from the coding sequence ATGAAAATTTCAAAGAAAATATATCGCAACAAAAGTAAGATCTTTCTTTTGGCGGGCACATTGGCTTTTCTGAGTTGCCAGGATTATCTTGACGTAGATACCGATAAGGACAACTCCACCGATGCACCATTAAGCTTACTGTTGACCAATATTGAAGTAAGTGTTGATAATACAACCGACTTCCTTAATTACACCGGGGATATACTGCAGGTATATACACACCAAATGGTTGTAAGGGAAGAACAGGATCAATATGGGACAAAGGTCAATAACATTAATGTCCTTAATGAATGGAATAACACTTATCTGACACTTACAAACATTGAATCCCTTATAAACCAGGCAACTGAATCAGGAGATATGGTATATGTGGGGATCGCGCAGTTGCAAAAAGCATACCTAATGTCTGTTGCAGTTGATTTATGGGGAGATGTACCATTCACCGAAGCGACACAATTGGCAAGCGGAGGAATTATCAGTCCGAAGTTTGACGATCAGACTGAAATTTATGCTGCCATCATGCAACTTATTGACACCGGTAAGGCGAACGTTGCGTCGGATACCGGAATCCAGAAACCATCTGATGATGATTTGTTTTACGGCGGCGACATTGACAAGTGGGTGAAATTTGCAAATACATTCAAGTTAAAGTTATACAATCAGACAAGATTATCTCCTAATTTCGACCAGACCGGCTTTGATGCATTAATAACCGGAGGTAATTTCTTTACATCAAACGATGACGATTTCCAGTTCAATCATTACAATGCATTATCGCCATCTGATGAGAGAAATAAATTTTTCCTTGAATCATACAACAGCACACAATTCTCAACTTACATGAGTCCTTGGTTTTATGAAATCCTTAAAGGTGTAAATCCAAACATACACTTTGGAAATCAGGATCCAAGAATTCCGTACTATTTCTTTAATCAACTTGAAGACGGACAGCTGCCTATCGACCTTGGAGACCCTGTAACCGGCAATCCAAAAGCGGATTACTGGGATGCTTCATCAGGGTTCTTTACCATTCGATTTGGAAGTATCGGCCCATATAGGGATTTCAGCACAGAAAATTCATACACTTATCCTGGAATCTTTCCAACAGGCGGCCGTTATGATGATAATCAGGGAGGAAATATCAACGCCATGATGAGTGGTACTCCAGGAGCTCCTGCAAAGCCTACCGGAATCGCACCACACAGGATACTGACTTATGCAGAGTTCCTTTATATTCAGGCTGAATTAATACATGTAGGGAAACTTACAGGCAACGAAACCACAAAACTTCGTGATGCCATGGAAGCTAGTTTTGATAAAGTTGACGAGGTTGTCATAGCGAACAATGCGCCACAAGACATTCCGCTGTTTACGGACGCTGCGATGGTTCCTGTCAAAACAGCCTTCATTGATGGTGTTATCAACGAATTCAATGCGGCTTCAGAAGCAAAAAAATTAGAAATTATCATGACCCAAAAATGGGTAGCTACATTTGGAGATCCTTTCGATCAATACAATGATTACAGAAGGACCGGATATCCTATACTGGCAAATCCAAACAGCCCAACTCAGGAATACCAGTTAAATAATGGTGATGCTTTCCCGCTGTTAGATTCTCAGACTGTACTTAATAATCCTTACCCGCTGTCTTTCTATTGGCCACAAAGTGAATTGGAGGT